The Stappia sp. genome window below encodes:
- the panB gene encoding 3-methyl-2-oxobutanoate hydroxymethyltransferase gives MPPITLATLDARKAKGRRFAMITAYDAGFAALMGPAGVATVLVGDSLGMVVQGRTATVAVTLDDMAYHTECVARGIAAGEGPAPLIVADLPLGTYFSSDEAARSAARLVAAGANVVKLEGGAWLADTVAFLSARGLPVCAHLGLTPQTVDMLGGYKVQGKSEEGARRLREEATLLEQAGARLLLLECVPNAVGQAVTQAAKVPVIGIGAGPATDGQVLVLHDMLGVSRGRTARFVKDYMAGAGSVEDAFRAFAEEVESGAYPAAEHCYG, from the coding sequence ATGCCGCCGATCACGCTGGCCACGCTCGATGCACGCAAGGCCAAGGGCCGCCGCTTCGCAATGATCACCGCCTATGACGCGGGCTTCGCCGCGCTGATGGGCCCGGCCGGGGTCGCCACCGTTCTCGTCGGCGACAGTCTCGGCATGGTTGTGCAGGGGCGCACGGCAACGGTGGCCGTCACCCTCGACGACATGGCCTATCACACGGAGTGCGTGGCGCGGGGGATCGCCGCCGGCGAGGGGCCGGCGCCGCTGATCGTCGCCGATCTTCCGCTCGGGACGTATTTCTCGTCCGACGAGGCGGCGCGCAGCGCGGCGCGTCTGGTTGCCGCCGGGGCCAATGTGGTCAAGCTGGAAGGCGGCGCGTGGCTTGCCGACACGGTGGCCTTTCTGAGCGCGCGCGGGCTGCCCGTCTGCGCCCATCTCGGCCTGACCCCGCAGACCGTCGACATGCTCGGCGGCTACAAGGTGCAGGGCAAGTCGGAAGAGGGTGCGCGCCGGCTGCGCGAGGAGGCCACCCTGCTGGAACAGGCCGGCGCGCGGCTGCTGCTTCTGGAGTGCGTGCCGAACGCCGTCGGCCAGGCGGTGACGCAGGCCGCGAAGGTGCCGGTGATCGGCATCGGCGCGGGACCCGCGACGGACGGGCAGGTGCTCGTGCTGCACGACATGCTGGGCGTGAGCCGGGGGCGGACCGCCCGCTTCGTCAAGGACTACATGGCCGGCGCCGGTTCGGTCGAGGACGCCTTCCGCGCCTTCGCGGAGGAGGTCGAATCCGGCGCCTATCCGGCCGCCGAACACTGCTACGGCTGA
- the aroA gene encoding 3-phosphoshikimate 1-carboxyvinyltransferase, whose amino-acid sequence MSHPASATPYTARASGALSGRIRVPGDKSISHRALMLGALAVGTSRVSGLLESEDVLNTAAAMRAFGASLDRHDDGTWVIDGVGVGSLLEPEGVIDYGNAGTGVRLALGLAGSHPITATFVGDASLSGRPMGRVLAPLRDMGAQVVARSGDRLPLSIRGADTPAPITYRVPVPSAQVKSAVLLAGLNAPGQTTVIEPVPTRDHTERMLAGFGADITVETDADGVRRITLTGPAELTPQEVTVPGDPSSAAFPIVAGLITPGSDITVSNVLLNPHRTGLLTTLEEMGADLTIENIRETGGERIGDVRVRHSRLTGVTVPADRAPSMIDEYPVLAMAAAFAEGTTVMEGLEELRVKESDRLAAVAAGLAANGVACEEGPSTLAVTGRNGRIGGGTVATHLDHRIAMSFLVLGLAADAPVTVDDAGVIATSFPGFLEMFADLGGDLRACEETAA is encoded by the coding sequence ATGTCTCACCCCGCCTCTGCCACCCCCTACACAGCCCGCGCCTCGGGCGCGCTGAGCGGGCGCATCCGCGTGCCCGGCGACAAGTCGATCTCCCATCGCGCGCTGATGCTCGGCGCGCTCGCCGTGGGAACGAGCCGCGTCTCCGGCCTGCTGGAATCGGAGGATGTGCTCAACACCGCCGCCGCCATGCGGGCCTTCGGTGCAAGCCTGGACCGGCACGACGACGGCACCTGGGTCATCGACGGGGTCGGCGTCGGCTCGCTTCTGGAGCCGGAGGGCGTGATCGACTACGGCAATGCCGGAACCGGCGTGCGGCTGGCGCTCGGGCTCGCCGGCAGCCACCCGATCACGGCAACCTTCGTGGGCGACGCCTCGCTCTCCGGCCGGCCGATGGGGCGCGTGCTGGCACCGCTGAGGGACATGGGCGCCCAGGTGGTGGCGCGCAGCGGCGACCGCCTGCCGCTGTCCATTCGCGGCGCGGACACGCCCGCCCCGATCACCTATCGCGTGCCCGTCCCTTCCGCGCAGGTGAAGTCGGCGGTGCTGCTCGCGGGGCTCAACGCGCCGGGACAGACGACGGTGATCGAACCGGTCCCCACGCGCGACCACACCGAGCGGATGCTGGCCGGCTTCGGCGCCGACATCACGGTCGAGACCGACGCGGACGGGGTCCGGCGCATCACGCTCACCGGACCGGCGGAGCTGACGCCGCAGGAGGTGACCGTGCCCGGCGACCCCTCGTCGGCCGCCTTTCCAATCGTCGCCGGCCTGATCACGCCGGGCTCCGACATCACGGTCTCCAACGTGCTGCTCAACCCGCACCGCACGGGTCTTCTGACGACGCTTGAGGAAATGGGCGCCGATCTGACCATCGAGAACATCCGCGAGACCGGCGGCGAGCGCATCGGCGACGTGCGCGTGCGCCACTCGCGCCTGACCGGCGTCACGGTCCCGGCGGATCGCGCGCCCTCGATGATCGACGAATATCCCGTCCTGGCCATGGCCGCCGCCTTCGCCGAAGGCACGACGGTGATGGAGGGGCTGGAGGAGCTGCGGGTCAAGGAATCCGACCGCCTGGCGGCGGTCGCGGCCGGGCTTGCCGCCAACGGCGTCGCCTGCGAGGAGGGGCCGAGCACGCTCGCGGTCACGGGCCGAAACGGGCGGATCGGCGGCGGCACGGTCGCCACACACCTCGATCATCGCATCGCCATGAGTTTCCTCGTGCTGGGCCTGGCGGCCGATGCGCCGGTCACCGTCGACGACGCCGGCGTCATCGCCACGAGTTTCCCCGGATTTCTGGAGATGTTCGCCGACCTGGGCGGCGACCTGCGTGCCTGCGAGGAGACGGCGGCATGA
- the cmk gene encoding (d)CMP kinase, whose translation MIIAIDGPAASGKGTLARRLAAHFGLRHLDTGLTYRAVAAALLARGLPLGDEAVAIATARNLDLTRLDRDVLSAHEIGEAASRIAVLPGLRRELVALQKRFAEQPPGAVLDGRDIGTVVCPDATVKLFCTASPEVRARRRTAELQSKGGEAAYDKVLDDLRRRDARDAGRDVAPLKPADDAHLLDTSEMDIETAFKAAVDIVDGVRAD comes from the coding sequence ATGATCATCGCAATCGACGGCCCGGCCGCCTCGGGCAAGGGCACGCTCGCCCGCCGGCTCGCCGCCCATTTCGGGCTGCGGCATCTGGACACCGGCCTGACCTATCGCGCCGTCGCCGCGGCGCTTCTTGCGCGCGGCCTGCCGCTCGGCGACGAGGCGGTCGCCATCGCCACCGCCCGCAATCTCGACCTCACGCGCCTCGATCGCGACGTGCTCTCGGCGCATGAAATCGGCGAGGCGGCCTCGCGCATCGCGGTGCTGCCGGGGCTGCGCCGCGAGCTCGTCGCCCTGCAGAAACGCTTCGCGGAGCAACCGCCGGGCGCCGTGCTCGACGGGCGCGACATCGGCACGGTGGTCTGTCCGGATGCGACCGTGAAACTCTTCTGCACGGCGAGCCCGGAAGTGCGGGCGCGCCGGCGCACGGCGGAATTGCAGTCGAAGGGCGGTGAGGCCGCCTACGACAAGGTGCTCGACGACCTCAGGCGGCGCGACGCGCGCGACGCGGGACGCGACGTCGCCCCGCTCAAGCCCGCCGACGATGCACACTTGCTCGATACGTCGGAAATGGATATAGAAACGGCGTTCAAGGCGGCTGTGGATATCGTCGACGGCGTGCGCGCAGACTGA
- a CDS encoding N-6 DNA methylase: MNANAIVQKLWRLCAVLRKDGITYQQYVTELTYLLFLKMMAERERETGILPKGLRWADLVAADGLAKLELYRHMLVTLGATSTRLGTDDALRLPPADNAPDEERRRYADARPLPRMVQAIFDNAATFIREPQNLTTLVTAIDELDWFSEERDQFGDLYEGLLQKNAEETKRGAGQYFTPRPLIELLVRLMKPEPGEVIQDPAAGTGGFLIAVDRFMKARTDEYFALPDAGAWQKANAFHGLENVPGTLRLLLMNLHLHGIDSEHVDLGDTLADKGKGLGKADLILTNPPFGPAGGAPTRDDLSVTATVSSYQLPFVEHCIRALKPGGRAAIVVPDNVLFEDGRGKALRQMLMNWCDLHTILRLPTGIFYAQGVKTNVIFLTRGKTETGNTDEVWIYDLRAQMPKFGKTNQLTEAHFADFEAAFGESPLGHERGADQGEEGRWRCFTREEIAARGDNLDISWLREADEEAEDGLTEPDDIAAAILGHLQAAMVEIEGLSAELEETAETDAPEAAE, translated from the coding sequence ATGAATGCCAACGCCATCGTCCAGAAGCTCTGGCGCCTTTGCGCGGTCCTGCGCAAGGACGGCATCACCTATCAGCAATATGTCACCGAGCTGACCTATCTGCTGTTCCTGAAGATGATGGCCGAGCGCGAGCGCGAGACCGGCATCCTGCCGAAGGGCCTGCGCTGGGCGGATCTGGTGGCGGCCGATGGGCTGGCCAAGCTGGAGCTCTACCGCCACATGCTGGTGACGCTGGGCGCGACGAGCACGCGGCTCGGCACGGACGACGCCCTGCGCCTGCCGCCGGCGGACAATGCCCCCGACGAGGAGCGCCGGCGCTATGCCGATGCCCGCCCCCTGCCGCGCATGGTGCAGGCGATCTTCGACAATGCCGCGACCTTCATCCGCGAGCCGCAGAACCTGACCACGCTGGTGACCGCCATCGACGAGCTCGACTGGTTTTCCGAGGAGCGCGACCAGTTCGGCGATCTCTACGAGGGCCTGCTGCAGAAGAACGCGGAGGAAACCAAGCGCGGTGCTGGCCAGTACTTCACGCCGCGTCCGCTGATCGAGCTTCTGGTGCGGCTGATGAAGCCCGAGCCGGGCGAGGTGATCCAGGACCCCGCCGCCGGCACGGGCGGATTTCTGATCGCCGTCGACCGCTTCATGAAGGCGCGGACGGACGAGTATTTCGCGCTTCCCGACGCCGGCGCTTGGCAAAAGGCCAACGCCTTTCACGGGCTGGAAAACGTGCCGGGCACGCTGCGCCTGCTCCTGATGAACCTCCACCTGCACGGGATCGACAGCGAGCATGTCGACCTCGGCGACACGCTGGCGGACAAGGGCAAGGGGCTTGGCAAGGCCGACCTGATCCTGACCAATCCGCCCTTCGGCCCGGCGGGCGGGGCGCCGACCCGCGACGACCTGTCGGTGACGGCAACCGTCTCCTCCTATCAGTTGCCCTTCGTCGAGCACTGCATCCGGGCGCTGAAACCCGGCGGACGCGCGGCCATCGTCGTGCCGGACAACGTGCTCTTCGAGGACGGGCGCGGCAAGGCGCTCCGCCAGATGCTGATGAACTGGTGCGATCTCCACACCATCCTGCGCCTGCCCACCGGCATCTTCTATGCGCAAGGGGTGAAGACCAACGTCATCTTCCTGACCCGGGGCAAGACCGAGACCGGCAACACCGACGAGGTCTGGATCTACGACCTGCGCGCCCAGATGCCGAAGTTCGGCAAGACAAACCAGTTGACGGAAGCCCATTTCGCGGACTTCGAGGCGGCCTTCGGGGAAAGCCCGCTCGGCCATGAGCGGGGCGCGGACCAGGGCGAGGAGGGCCGCTGGCGCTGCTTCACGCGCGAGGAGATCGCGGCACGCGGCGACAATCTGGATATCTCCTGGCTGCGCGAGGCGGATGAGGAGGCGGAAGACGGGCTGACGGAGCCCGACGACATCGCGGCAGCCATCCTGGGGCATCTCCAGGCGGCGATGGTCGAGATCGAGGGCTTGAGCGCGGAGCTGGAGGAGACGGCGGAGACGGACGCGCCGGAGGCGGCGGAATGA
- the rpsA gene encoding 30S ribosomal protein S1 — MNSLNPTRDEFAALLEQSFEEHELQEGSVVTGKVIAIEKDLAVIDVGLKVEGRVPLKEFGAKGGDGEDASIGVGDDVEVYLERVENALGEAVLSRDKARREESWIRLEVAFEANEKVTGHIFNQVKGGFTVDLDGAVAFLPRSQVDIRPVRDVQPLMHTPQPFQILKMDKRRGNIVVSRRVVLEETRAEQRSELVQSLEEGQVMEGVVKNITDYGAFVDLGGIDGLLHVTDIAWRRINHPSEVLAIGQTVKVQIIRVNQETHRISLGMKQLEADPWDGIEAKYPVDAKFTGRVTNITDYGAFVELEPGIEGLIHVSEMSWTKKNVHPGKIVSTSQEVEVMILEVDPVKRRISLGLKQTLQNPWEAFAEKYPSGTEVEGEVKNKTEFGLFIGLDGDVDGMVHLSDLDWNRPGEQVIEEYKKGDMVRAVVLDVDMDKERISLGIKQLGGDPFDTAAAGELRKGAVVTCEVTEVKDGGLEAKISDSDITTFVRRADLARDRGEQRPERFSVGDKFDARVTQFDKKTRRVSVSIKALEIAEEKEAVAQYGSSDSGASLGDILGAALKAREGDETDS, encoded by the coding sequence ATGAACAGTTTGAACCCTACGCGCGATGAATTTGCCGCTCTTCTGGAGCAGAGCTTCGAGGAGCACGAGCTTCAGGAAGGCTCCGTGGTCACCGGCAAGGTCATTGCGATCGAAAAGGATCTCGCGGTCATCGACGTCGGCCTGAAGGTCGAAGGTCGCGTTCCGCTCAAGGAATTCGGCGCCAAGGGCGGCGACGGCGAAGACGCCAGCATCGGTGTCGGCGACGACGTCGAGGTCTACCTTGAGCGCGTGGAGAACGCGCTCGGCGAGGCCGTGCTGTCGCGCGACAAGGCGCGTCGCGAAGAGAGCTGGATCCGGCTGGAAGTCGCCTTCGAGGCGAACGAGAAGGTCACCGGCCACATCTTCAACCAGGTCAAGGGCGGCTTCACCGTCGATCTCGACGGCGCCGTGGCCTTCCTGCCGCGCAGCCAGGTCGACATCCGCCCGGTGCGCGACGTGCAGCCGCTGATGCACACGCCGCAGCCGTTCCAGATCCTGAAGATGGACAAGCGCCGCGGCAACATCGTCGTGTCGCGCCGTGTCGTCCTCGAGGAAACCCGCGCCGAACAGCGTTCGGAGCTGGTCCAGAGCCTCGAGGAAGGCCAGGTCATGGAAGGCGTGGTCAAGAACATCACCGACTACGGTGCGTTCGTCGACCTCGGCGGCATCGACGGTCTGCTGCACGTCACCGACATCGCGTGGCGTCGCATCAACCATCCCAGCGAGGTTCTCGCCATCGGTCAGACCGTCAAGGTCCAGATCATCCGCGTGAACCAGGAAACGCACCGGATCTCGCTCGGCATGAAGCAGCTCGAGGCCGATCCGTGGGACGGCATCGAGGCCAAGTATCCGGTCGACGCCAAGTTCACCGGCCGCGTGACCAACATCACCGACTACGGCGCCTTCGTGGAGCTGGAGCCGGGCATCGAGGGTCTGATCCACGTCTCCGAGATGTCCTGGACCAAGAAGAACGTGCATCCGGGCAAGATCGTCTCCACCTCGCAGGAAGTGGAAGTGATGATCCTCGAGGTGGATCCGGTCAAGCGCCGCATCTCGCTCGGCCTGAAGCAGACGCTTCAGAACCCGTGGGAGGCCTTCGCCGAGAAGTACCCGTCCGGGACCGAGGTCGAGGGCGAGGTCAAGAACAAGACCGAGTTCGGTCTGTTCATCGGTCTCGACGGCGATGTCGACGGCATGGTGCACCTGTCGGATCTGGACTGGAACCGTCCGGGCGAGCAGGTCATCGAGGAGTACAAGAAGGGCGACATGGTTCGCGCCGTCGTGCTCGACGTCGACATGGACAAGGAGCGCATCTCGCTCGGCATCAAGCAGCTGGGCGGCGATCCGTTCGACACGGCGGCCGCCGGCGAGCTGCGCAAGGGCGCGGTCGTGACCTGCGAAGTGACGGAAGTGAAGGACGGCGGTCTGGAAGCCAAGATCTCCGATTCCGACATCACCACCTTCGTGCGTCGTGCCGATCTGGCCCGTGACCGCGGCGAGCAGCGCCCCGAGCGGTTCTCGGTCGGCGACAAGTTCGACGCCCGCGTCACCCAGTTCGACAAGAAGACCCGCCGCGTGTCGGTCTCCATCAAGGCGCTGGAAATCGCCGAGGAGAAGGAAGCCGTGGCGCAGTACGGATCGTCGGACTCCGGCGCCTCGCTCGGCGACATTCTCGGTGCCGCGCTCAAGGCCCGCGAAGGCGACGAGACCGACAGCTAA
- the hsdR gene encoding type I restriction-modification system endonuclease, with protein sequence MASTNFDHLKDLSVELHRLGVLAERFFVEDANTSLLKSRQFSEFMVKEIAALSGAYDPDARETTNDLLRRLVTQQVIPREVADVFHALRRRGNEAAHEFVGSASDALSALKFCRTLGVWYRRTYGRDPDFKAGPFVPPASPDQADQALRDELEQLRQRVVDAEGRLAAAHASAEDLAKARQAAEELAEQARAESAIWEEAALENEATRAALEEQLRDLQARAEAEPEQSRLERKQAARQAAGRMDLDEADTRLLIDVQLTDMGWEADTETLRHAKGTRPEQGRNLAIAEWPTETGHVDYALFVGLTCVGVVEAKRESVDVPGVLKQAERYAQSIRLESKSQPEGAPWADGLEDPFRVPFAFATNGRPFVKQWLTRSGIWYRDLRRPQNHAQALPQWFAPHDLMAKLETDVDAAAQGLADEAFGKGRLRPYQEEAVTSIEAAVEAGSREILVSMATGTGKTRTSIALMYRLLKHKRFRRILFLVDRTALGKQTQDALETTELEGMLNFAQIYKVAGLDQRLPGPDDQVQVATVQSLIARILNEPDPAQRPTPGMYDCIIVDEAHRGYTLDAELREGDIGFRNLADYQSAYRQVLDYFDAVKIALTATPALHTREIFGHPVYRYGYRQAVVEGYLIDHLPPKRIVTALSEAGIHFEGGEEVEIIDPRNGQIDLFNLPDDVDLDYDLATFNRRVYTEAFNRVVCQAIAAEIPPDNPGKTLIFAARDSHADDVVRLLKEALADEYGADAIPDGMVRKITGQVDNAQDLILKFRNDGHPKYVVTVDLLTTGVDIPSICNLVFLRRVKSRILYEQMIGRATRLCPEIGKEHFRIFDAVDLYAELQDMTDMRPVVVKPTISLAQLVADLEAAPSDEDRDWVAGQVIVRMRSLAGRMEAEARDAFERHTGSPPEQAIQTLSTRTGAELKDWLDAHPRAVELLERSAAPPADPRSTGIVIAPHEDELLRIEEIFGEGTTPEDYIEEFEAFVRDNMNTLPALVAVTQRPRELTRKELAELAGLLEDQHFSERMLRAAYGRARNADIAAHIIGFVRQAALGDPLVPYAERVEAAVRRLEATRDWTAKQKDWLRRIGRALKEKPVADPSLLDQGAFADKGGFRRIAREFDGRLDDVLKDLNEAIWTTPAA encoded by the coding sequence ATGGCTTCGACGAACTTCGACCATTTGAAGGATCTCAGCGTCGAGCTGCACCGCCTGGGTGTTCTCGCTGAGCGCTTCTTTGTCGAGGACGCCAACACGTCGCTTCTCAAGAGCCGGCAGTTCTCTGAGTTCATGGTCAAGGAGATCGCCGCGCTGTCGGGTGCCTATGACCCGGACGCTCGCGAAACCACGAACGACCTCCTTCGTCGACTGGTCACGCAACAGGTCATCCCGCGCGAGGTCGCCGATGTCTTTCATGCGCTCCGCCGGCGCGGCAACGAGGCGGCCCACGAGTTTGTCGGCTCTGCGTCGGACGCGCTCTCGGCGCTGAAGTTCTGTCGCACGCTCGGCGTCTGGTACCGGCGAACCTACGGGCGCGATCCGGATTTCAAGGCTGGCCCCTTCGTGCCGCCGGCGAGTCCCGATCAGGCCGATCAGGCGCTTCGCGACGAACTGGAGCAGTTGCGCCAGCGCGTCGTGGATGCGGAAGGCCGGCTTGCCGCCGCGCACGCCTCGGCTGAAGACCTTGCGAAGGCCAGGCAGGCGGCCGAGGAATTGGCCGAACAGGCCCGGGCGGAGAGCGCGATCTGGGAAGAGGCCGCGCTCGAAAACGAGGCGACACGGGCCGCGCTGGAGGAGCAACTCCGCGACCTGCAGGCGCGGGCGGAAGCGGAGCCGGAGCAGTCCAGGCTCGAGCGCAAGCAAGCCGCTCGTCAGGCGGCCGGCCGGATGGACCTCGACGAGGCCGACACCCGCCTCCTGATCGACGTCCAGCTGACCGACATGGGCTGGGAAGCGGACACCGAAACGCTGCGCCACGCGAAGGGCACGCGGCCGGAACAGGGGCGCAACCTCGCGATTGCCGAGTGGCCGACGGAAACCGGCCATGTCGACTATGCGTTGTTCGTCGGCCTGACCTGCGTCGGCGTCGTCGAGGCGAAGCGCGAATCCGTCGATGTGCCCGGCGTGTTGAAGCAGGCCGAACGCTATGCACAATCGATCCGGCTCGAGTCCAAGAGCCAGCCCGAGGGTGCTCCCTGGGCGGATGGGCTGGAAGACCCCTTCCGCGTGCCCTTCGCCTTCGCCACCAACGGGCGCCCCTTCGTGAAGCAATGGCTGACCCGCTCGGGCATCTGGTACCGCGATCTGCGCCGGCCGCAGAACCACGCGCAGGCGCTGCCGCAGTGGTTCGCGCCGCATGATCTCATGGCAAAGCTCGAGACGGACGTGGATGCGGCCGCCCAGGGTCTGGCCGATGAGGCCTTCGGCAAGGGTCGGCTTCGCCCCTATCAGGAGGAGGCCGTCACCAGTATCGAAGCGGCGGTCGAGGCCGGCAGCCGCGAGATCCTCGTCTCGATGGCGACCGGAACCGGCAAGACCCGCACCAGCATCGCCCTCATGTATCGGCTGCTGAAGCACAAGCGCTTCCGCCGCATCCTCTTTCTCGTCGACCGGACGGCGCTCGGCAAGCAGACCCAGGACGCGCTGGAGACGACCGAGCTCGAAGGCATGCTGAACTTCGCGCAGATCTACAAGGTCGCGGGGCTCGACCAGCGGCTGCCGGGACCGGACGATCAGGTGCAGGTGGCAACCGTCCAGTCGCTGATCGCCCGCATTCTCAACGAGCCCGATCCGGCCCAGCGCCCGACGCCCGGCATGTACGATTGCATCATTGTCGACGAGGCCCATCGCGGCTACACGCTCGACGCGGAACTGCGTGAAGGCGACATCGGCTTCCGCAATCTCGCCGATTACCAGTCCGCCTATCGGCAGGTGCTCGACTACTTCGACGCCGTGAAGATCGCGCTGACCGCGACCCCGGCGCTGCACACGCGCGAGATCTTCGGCCATCCGGTCTATCGCTACGGCTACCGGCAAGCCGTGGTCGAGGGCTATCTGATCGATCATCTGCCGCCGAAGCGCATCGTCACCGCCCTGTCGGAAGCGGGCATCCACTTCGAGGGCGGCGAGGAGGTCGAGATCATCGATCCGCGCAACGGCCAGATCGATCTCTTCAATCTGCCCGACGACGTGGACCTCGATTACGATCTCGCCACCTTCAACCGCCGGGTCTACACCGAGGCCTTCAACCGGGTGGTCTGCCAGGCGATCGCCGCCGAGATCCCGCCGGACAATCCCGGCAAGACGCTGATCTTCGCCGCCCGCGACAGCCACGCCGACGACGTGGTGCGGCTCCTGAAGGAGGCGCTCGCCGACGAATACGGCGCGGACGCGATCCCCGACGGCATGGTGCGGAAGATCACCGGCCAGGTCGACAACGCGCAGGATCTGATCCTCAAGTTCCGCAACGACGGACATCCGAAGTACGTCGTGACGGTCGACCTGCTGACGACTGGCGTCGATATCCCCTCGATCTGCAACCTCGTCTTCCTGCGCCGGGTGAAGAGTCGCATCCTCTATGAACAGATGATCGGCCGGGCGACGCGGCTTTGCCCGGAGATCGGCAAGGAGCATTTCCGCATCTTCGACGCGGTCGATCTCTACGCCGAACTGCAGGACATGACCGACATGCGCCCGGTCGTGGTGAAACCGACCATTTCTCTGGCCCAGCTGGTGGCCGATCTGGAGGCCGCGCCCAGCGACGAGGACCGCGACTGGGTGGCCGGCCAGGTGATCGTGCGGATGCGCAGCCTCGCCGGGCGGATGGAGGCGGAGGCCCGCGACGCCTTCGAGCGCCACACGGGATCGCCGCCCGAGCAGGCGATTCAGACGCTGTCCACCCGGACGGGCGCCGAGCTGAAGGACTGGCTCGACGCGCACCCCCGCGCCGTGGAACTGCTGGAGCGCTCCGCCGCCCCGCCCGCCGATCCGCGCTCCACCGGCATCGTCATCGCGCCGCATGAGGATGAACTCCTGCGCATCGAGGAGATCTTCGGCGAGGGTACGACGCCGGAGGACTACATCGAGGAGTTCGAGGCCTTCGTGCGCGACAACATGAACACGCTGCCGGCGCTTGTCGCGGTGACCCAGCGCCCGCGCGAGCTCACCCGCAAGGAGCTTGCCGAACTCGCCGGCCTGCTCGAGGATCAACATTTCTCCGAGCGCATGCTCCGCGCCGCCTATGGCAGGGCGCGAAACGCCGACATCGCCGCCCATATCATCGGCTTCGTGCGTCAGGCCGCGCTTGGCGATCCGCTCGTGCCCTATGCCGAGCGCGTGGAGGCGGCCGTCCGGCGGCTCGAGGCGACGCGCGACTGGACAGCGAAGCAGAAGGACTGGCTGCGCCGCATCGGCCGGGCGCTGAAGGAAAAGCCCGTGGCCGATCCCTCGCTCCTCGATCAGGGCGCCTTCGCCGACAAGGGCGGCTTCCGCCGCATCGCCCGGGAGTTCGACGGCAGGCTCGACGACGTGCTGAAGGATCTCAACGAAGCCATCTGGACCACGCCCGCCGCCTGA
- a CDS encoding TIGR02300 family protein produces the protein MTDARAVFMRTPDLQETRVRTVAKPELGTKRLCGGCGSKFYDLNRDPITCPKCGTVFVVAQSARPQKAAKAAPVPEAEDDDVETAEEGAEIVSLEEADAETQGDQDASIDDDDLDSDISSDDGDDDVFIDDEDDEDSDVPGIVVERDDEDTDR, from the coding sequence TTGACAGACGCGCGGGCAGTCTTTATGCGAACGCCCGATCTGCAAGAAACAAGGGTTCGAACCGTGGCAAAACCCGAACTTGGCACGAAGCGGCTGTGCGGTGGATGCGGCTCCAAATTCTATGACCTGAACCGCGATCCGATCACCTGTCCGAAATGCGGAACGGTCTTCGTCGTGGCGCAGTCCGCGCGTCCGCAAAAGGCCGCGAAGGCTGCACCCGTCCCCGAGGCGGAAGACGATGACGTCGAAACCGCCGAGGAGGGGGCCGAGATCGTCAGCCTCGAGGAAGCGGACGCGGAGACCCAGGGCGACCAGGACGCGTCGATCGACGACGACGATCTGGACAGCGACATCTCCAGCGACGACGGCGATGACGACGTGTTCATCGACGACGAAGACGACGAGGACAGCGACGTGCCCGGCATCGTGGTCGAGCGCGACGACGAGGACACCGACCGCTGA